Within Halobacterium jilantaiense, the genomic segment GTGGGGCCGGCGTCGCGCTGCCGTCTGTGGCCGCGGTCGCGTTCTCGTCCGCATCGCCCTCGTCGTCGTCCACGACCGACGCCGGACGCTTCTCGCGGAGCGCGGCGTCGACGGCCGACCGCGAGAGGTCCTCGACGGACTCGCCGTCGGGCGCGCGAGCCACGAAGTCGACGTCCCCGACCTGGTCGAGTTCGCGGAGAATCATGTCGCCGCCGCGGTCGCCGTCGAGGAACGCGGTCGTCGTCTTGCCCTGTGTGAGGTCCGCGACCTCCTCGGGGACGTTCGTGCCTTCCACGGCGACGGCGTTCTTGATGCCGTACCCCAGCAGCGTCACCACGTCGGCGCGCCCCTCCACGACGACGACGGCGTCACTGGACTCGACGTTCGGGCCGGCGGGGTAGCCGGCGTACTCCGTGATGTCCTCGACGCGCACGCTCTCCCGGACCTCCTCTAAGATGTCGTCGGAGTCGATTGCGCCCTCGTCGAAGGCGGTCGCGAGCAGCTCTTTCGCGCGGTCGACGACCTCCCGGCGTTTGGCCGCCCGGACGTCCTCGATGCGTTCGACTTCGACGTCCGCCCGGCACGGGCCGATGCGTTCGACGGCTTCGAGCGCGGCCGCGAGCGTCGCGGTCTCGACGCGGTCGAGGCTCGACGCGATGGTGATGTGACCGAAGGACTGCCCGCCCTCGCTCTCCACGGAGACGTCGATGCGTCCGAGCTTCGCGGAGTCCTGCAGGTCCGGGATGGCGAGGTCGTCGCCGAGCAGGCCTTCCGTCTGCCCGAACGCGGCACCGACGACGTCGCTGCGTTCGACGACGCCGTCGACGACGAAGTCCGCGTGGATCAGGTACTTGGCGGTGTCCTCCATCGGTACGTAGTTGTGGTTTGGTAGGAACGCGCCCGTCAAATACCTGTCGTGGGAGCGACGGACCGAGCCGTTCGAAGAATATTTCTCTACAACCGGCGCGGTACGACACCAATACCAACACTTAACCGAGAAAGAGACAGACGAAGTGGCACAATGGTGTCTCGGAGCGCACTGGCGTGGGCGGCCTGCTTCGCCGTCCTGCTCGCACTCGCAATCCCGTGGTTCCTCTGGCGCAGCGACGCGCTCGTCGCCGGCCTCCCGGTCTGGCTGTGGTGGCACGTCGCCTGGATGGGCGTCACCGCCGTCGCGTTCGCCGCGTTCGCGCGCCGCGACTGGGGGCTGTTCGTCGAGGTGGACCAGCGATGACTGGCGGTTCGCTCGTCGAACTCGGCGTCGTCACCGCCTACATGCTGGTGGCGCTCGCCGTCGGGCTCGTCGCGTACCGCGTCACCGACCGCAGCGCCGAGGACTACTACCTCGCGGGCCGCGGCCTCGGTACCGGCGTCCTCCTGTTCACGACGTTTGCCACGCTCCTGTCCGCGTTCACGTTCTTCGCCGGCCCGAACATCGCGTACCAGAACGGCCCCGAGTGGATTCTCGTCATGGGCCTCATGGACGGCGTCCTGTTCGGCCTGCTGTGGTACTTCCTCGGCTACCGGCAGTGGCTGCTCGGCAGGGAGAACGGCTACGTCACGCTCGGCGAGATGCTCGGCGACCGCTTCGGCTCCCGTGGGCTCCGCGGACTCGTCGCGGGCGTCAGCATCTTCTGGCTGTTCCCGTACGTGATGCTCCAGCAGATCGGCGCGGGCGAAGCCCTCGTCGGCCTGACCGGCGGGGCTGTCCCCTACTGGGCCGGCGCGGGTCTCATCACCCTGTTCATGGTCGTCTACGTCGGCATCTCGGGGATGCGCGGTGTCGCGTGGACGGACACCCTGCAGGGCGTGTTCATGCTCGGCATCACGTGGGTGGCGTTCCTCTGGGTCGCCACCGAAATCGCGGGCACCGGCGGCGGCCTCGCCGGCGCGCTCCCGGCGGAGTTCCGCGCGCTCGGCGGCGGCGCGTACTCACCGCAGTGGATGCTCTCGCAGGCCATCGGCATCGCCGTCGGCGTCGCGATGTTCCCGCAGGTGAACCAGCGGTTCTTCGTCGCGAACTCCGAGCGCACCCTCAAACGCACGTTCGCTGTCTGGCCGCTGCTCGTCGTGCTCCTGTTCGTCCCGGCGTTCCTGATGGGCGCGTGGGCGAACGGCGTCGGCCTCGCGCTCCCGGCCAACGAGAACATCGTCCCCATCCTCCTGAACGAGTACACGCCCGGCTGGTTCGCGGCGCTCGTCGTCGCCGGCGCGCTCGCCGCGATGATGTCCTCCAGCGACTCGATGCTGCTGTCGGGCTCGTCGTACTTCACGCGGGACATCTACCGGCCGTTCGTCAACGCCGACGCCTCCGAGCGCCGCGAGGACGTGCTCGGGCGGGTCGGCGTCGCCGTCTTCGCCATCGCCGCGTTCGGCGGCAGCCTCCTCCGCCCGGGCAGCCTGCTCGAAGTCGGGTCGACCGCGTTCGGCGGGTTCGCGCAGCTCGCGCCGCCGGTCGCGCTCGCGATGTACTGGCAGCGCACCACGAAGGCCGGCATGTTCGCGGGTATCGCCGGCACACAGGCGTTCTACCTCGCGACCGTCTTCGGCCCGACGGTCACGCTCGGCGGCGTCCCGATACTCGCGTCGTCGTACTTCGGGTGGTTCGCGCAGGTCGTCGGGCTCGGCCTCGGCCTCGTGCTCACTGCCGGCGTCTCCGCCGTCACGACTCCGGCCACCACCGAGAACCCGACCACCTACGTCGACGCGCTGCGCGCCGACTAATCTCCGAGGTACTCGGCCACCCACTCGCGGTGCGCGCGCAGCCGTTTCTCGCCGCCGTCCGTGAGCGAGAGCCGGTCGTGGAGGCCGTCCTGTTCGCGCTCCACGAGCCCCCCGGACTCCAGCTTCTGGACCGCGCCGCGGAACCGCTTCGGGTCGATGCGGTCGTCGTTCTTCCGCTCGACCGCGCGCTTCACGGACTGCTGGGTGGGGTTCCCTTCGCCAGCCACCACGACGCAGATGTCTCGCCGCAGCCCGGACTCCAGCCACTTGCTCATAGCCGACGGTGGGTACGCGCGGGTATTACTGCTGGCGGTGTCGGCCGCCACGGGTAGCCTTTTGCCGTCGATGCTCCAAAGCGGAGGCATGCAGACGCACGTCGTGCCGGTCGGTTTCGACTACGACCGGCTCATCGCGCCACTCGTGCGCGAGCAGTTGACCGTCGACCGCGTGATTCTCCTGGAGGGCGCGGTGGGGAGTCAGGCGAACGTGGAGTACAGCCAGCGCATCTCCGAGAAACTCGAACAGGACTTCCGGAACCTGCTCGGGGCGGAGACCGAGCGCGTCTCGGTCGTGGACGTCTACGACTACGACGCCGCGTTCGAGCAGGCGTTCGCGCTTATCGAGGACGAACTCGACGCCGACCCGGAGGGCGAGGTCTGGGTGAACATCGCGTCGATGCCCCGCACCGTCTCGTTCGCGTTCGCGACGGCCGCCCACTCGATGATGGTCGAGCGCCCGGAGGACCGCGACCGCATCCACACGTACTACACGGCCCCCGAGAAGTACCTGGAGACCGAACTGGCCGAGGAGCTGCGGGCGAGCGCCGACCTGCTGGAGGCCGTCGCAGACGGCGGCCTCGGGGACGGCATCGACGGGGCGGACCTCGAGGAGCGCCTGACGGCCGCCCGCGACCTGCTCTCGGAGTTCGACGAGCGAGGGACCACCATCGGAGCGAAACGCATCGGCGGCAGCCACATCGTGGAACTGCCGGTGGCGTCGTTCTCGAACGTCAAACCGTTCGAGGAGCTCATCTTGTTCACGCTCGGCGAGCACGGCGAGTTCGAGTCCGTGAGCGAACTCGCGTCCGCGCTCGCCGACGACCTGAACGAGGAGTACACGGACAGCTTCCGGTCGAAGGTCACGTACACCGTCGACAAGCTCGGCCCGGGCGGGAAGGGGTACGTCGAGCGCGAGGAACACGGCAAGTCGTACCGGACGCGGCTCTCCCGAATCGGCGAACTCTGGGTGCGCGCGCACCACCAAGACGGGAACTGACGGCTCGGACGGCGTCCACACCCCCACAGTTATCTCTCGGCGGGCCGACCAGTCGGTCGAATGAACGCTCCACACGGAGTCGTCGTCCACGTCACGAGCGACGAGGCGAGCGACTGGCAGACGGCCCTCCGGAACCTCGCGAATCTGGTCCGGGACGACACCGTCGAACTGCGACCCGAACAGATACAGCTCGTGGTCAACGGACCCGCGGTGCGGTTCCTGCTCGCGACCTCGCCGGAGGCCCCGAGCGTCCGGCGGATGGCCGAGGCCGGGGTCGTGCTGAAGGTCTGTGGCAACTCCCTGGAGCGGTTCGACCACGACGAAGCCGACCTCGCCGAGGGCGTGGACGCCATCGGCTCCGGCGTCGCGGAGGTAGTGCGCGCACAGCAGCACGGCGCGAACTACCTGAAGCTCCCGTAGCCGGTGCGACCGGCCGGCTCCGGCACGCGGCAGTCAGTAGCCGAAGCCGACGTGGTCGCTCGGGACCGCAAGCGGGCTCGTTGGCGGTTCCTCGGGGAGTTCGGGGTCGTTGAAGACGCCGGGCGCGACGTCGTTCGGGCCGTCCGTGTAGAAGAGGGCCGCGAGTTCCTGAATCTGGCCGCGGCCGGCGTCGAGTTCGAACTGGCCGCCGCCGTACATCGTGACGCCGTGCTCGTCGGCCCACGAAACCGTCTCGAACAGTGACTCGACCGTGCCGAACCGCGAGGGCTTGACGTTCAGCCAGTCCGGCGCGACTGGCTGTGCGCGCACGTCGTCGAGGCTGTGGATGGGGGCGTCCCAGGAGACGCGGTCGGCGTGCGGTTCGACGACCGCGCGAGTGTCGTCGGTCACGGCCGGGTCCTCCACCACGGCGTCCGGGAAGCCCTCGAAGACGCGCCGGTAGAGGTCGGGGTCGGGGGCCTGGTCGACGTCCGTCCCCTCGTAGGCTCCCTTGAGGTCGAGGATGCGGACGGCGTCGGTCTCCCGGAGGTAGTCGAACGTCGCTTCGGGCCAGTCGCTCGTGGGGTCGAGCTTGAGTTCGGCGTCCGGGGAGCGCGAGAGCAGTGTCTCGACGCGCTCGGTGTCGCCCTCCGGGAGCCGGCTGCTGACGACGAACCGCACGGGGTCGTGGGTCGCGTCGAGGCGGTCGGCGAGCGTCTCGCCGGCCTGCCGGAGCGCCAGGTCGAGCGCGGCGGCCTCGAACCCCCAGCGCCGGTAGTCCACGAAGTCCCGGCGCTCGGGCTGCCCGGCCGGCCAGAGGTCCACCTCGTCGAGGCGCTCGGAGAACTCGCTGAACGTCCAGTCGCCGGCGAGCGCGCTGCCCAGGTCGGGGTCGGCGTCCAGCAGGTCGTCGTGGTGCTCGATCTCGTAGGTCACGTCCTCACCGCGACCGGTCGTCCCGTCCCCGCGCAGGGCGACGACTGTAGACACGCGCTCGAAGGCGGGCGTCTGGCGCGCCCGTCGCTTCAGGTCGACGGACTCGACGGTCAGCGGGAGGTCGGCGACTGCGTCGTACATACCCTTCTCGACGTGAGCGACTGACAAAAAGCCGGGCGCGAACAGTCAGTCACCGCGCCGCAGATACGCGACGCGAGTGGCGAGCGCGAGGAAGACGGCGAGCATCGTGAGCGCGACGGCGCAGGCCGCCGCGAGGTCGTGGGCGTACAGCGAGTGGTCGAAGCCGCTACCGACGACCTGTTCGCCGCGCAGCACCGTGTGATGCGGGCCGTCGAGGACGCGCAGGAAGTAGTCCACGAGGTCGTTGCCGCCGTACCACGCGAGCGCCAGCCCCACGGCGGGCACCGAGAAGGTGGCGTAGCGGTGGACGACGAACGCCTCGACGGCCATTCCGAAGTGGCTCACGACGAGGAACCAGTACATCCCCCACCAGAGCGCGCCCTGTCCGTTCACGACGAGCTGGACGAACGGCGTCCACAGCCCGAGCTTGAGACAGCCGAAGAACGCCAGCGCGTGCAGCCAGTCGGCGTCCCAGTCGAGCTTGTACGCCGTCAGTGAGAGCGCGATGAACAGCGTCGCGACCGGGCTGTCGGGGACCAGCACCCACGCCGCCAGCGGCGTGTCCGCGAGCTGGAACCGGTAGTACCAGAAGCCGAACGCGGTGCCGGCGAAGTTGATTGCGGCGATGACCCACGCCAGCCGGAGCGCGAGGTCCTCCAGTCGCTCGGGGAGCGGCGCGACGTACCAGGGGAGGCCGTCGCCGCGGGACGAGGACTCGGCGGCGGCGTCGCGGGTCGACATCGATACCTCGGGCGTCACGCGACCGCTGCATATCGCTTGCGGTCGCGGGCGGCGTCGCCGGAGCGAGCTACCGGCCGAAGATGCGACGCCGGATGCTCCGGGCGGTCGCGGCCTCCGCGAGCACGACGGAGCCGTCGAAGTCGGCGACCACGCCGAAGTGCAGGGAGTCGGTGAGCAGCCGCGACAGCAGGCCCTGTTCGGTCGCGCCGACGAGCAGCATCGTGTGGTCGTCGAAGCGCGCGGCGATAGCGCCCTCGACGTCCCCGGAGTCGTCGACGACAATTTCGGCGTCCCCGAGGTCGTGTTCGGCGGCCCACGCGTCGAGGAAATTACGGGCCTCCTCGCGGCCGTCGGGGTCCGGAGCGACCCGGAGCAGCGTGATTTCGGACTGCGCGGTCTCGCGGAGCGCTCGCGCGACCCTGGCGTTCAGGTCGGCGTGGGCGTTGTCGGCGACGGGAACGAGGATGCGGGAGGCGTCGAGACCGCGGTCGCGGAACACCAGCACGTCCGCCGGCAGGCTGTTCGTGAGTTCGTCGAGCGGGCGCTCGGCGCGGCCGTTCGACCAGAGGCGATCCTCGCCCCAGCCCATCACGACGAGGTCCGCGCGCTTGCGCTCGGCGACGTCGAACAGCTCCTGGAACGAGCGGTGGGAGACGACTGTCGAGGTCTCGCATCGGACGTCGAAGTCCGCCGCGACCTCGCGCATGTCGCCCATGAGTTCGTCGGAGTTCTCGACGATGCGCTCGCGCTGGTCGAGGCGGTACCCCCGGGGTTTGCGGTCGGGCATCTGGACGATGTGGACGACGTGGACGGTGGCGTCCGGCGTCTGGCTGGCGAGCGTACACGCCAACTCGACGAGCCGAGTCTCGGTGCGGGGGTTCGAGATGGGGACGACGATGCGGTAGTCGTCGCCGCCCGCCTCGGTCTCGGCGGTGTCGATGAGGGGGACGTAGGACCGCCCGACGAGGCCGCCGAGTAGCCACTCGCGGACCGAGAGCTGGCGGTCCGCGCCCTCGAAGCGCGCCGACGCGAGGCGGTGTTCGGTCGTCTGGAAGTAGTTCACGACCGTGACCAGCACGACGCCACCGGCGGTGTTCCCGAGCAACACTGGGAGCACGAACTCGTAGAGCCCGGTCGAGACGAGGAGGTCGCCCTGCAGCACGAGGTAGACCATCTCCGTGAAGGAGACGACGGAGTGGTAGAGCCCGCCGAGCGGGATGGCGAGGAAGGCGATGTAGACGACGACCAGCCGCGAGATGGTGTCGCGGGCGGCGTACTCCACCCAGACGACGCCCGCGACGATGAGCCCCGCGAACGCCGCCTTCGAGAACAGGCTCCACCACGCCGTCGAGACGCCCTTCTCGCCGAGGGAGACCGCGACTGCGGCGGCCTCGGGGGAGATGACGCCGCCGTACGCGAGTGCGAGCGCACCGAGCGCGCCGCCCAGAAAGTTCCCAGCGAGCACGACGACCCAGTTCCGTAACAGCGCGGGGACGCTGGCGAGCCGTTCGAGCGTGAGTGCGACCGGTGGCAGCGTGTTCTCGGTGTACAGCTGGTAGCCGCCGATGATGATGTAGATGAACCCCAGCGGGTACAGCAGCGCGCTCAGGACGGGGTCGCCGCCGGTCGAAGCCGTCAGCGAGACGTACAGCATGAACGTGATGGTGATGGCGAAGCCGGCTGCGAGCGCGCTGAAGAACAGCTCGCGGCTCCCGGACGTAATCTCCTCGTCGGCGGCGGCGATGATGCGCTGGAAGATCTCGTCCGACGTGAACCGGTCTCTGACCACCGAGCCGACGGCCGGCGCGCCGGCCCGCGAGCGCTCGACGGCGTCCCGGATGCCTTCCTCGTCGTCCGGCTCGCCCCTCGGAGACGTCCCCGACAGGTCCGCCGGCGCGTCGTCGGCTGTCATTACCCGGAGCGTACCGCTGGCGGGGCCTAAGTGGTTTAGGTTCGCGGTGCTCGCTCGGCATCCCGCAGGCAGTCTGGGGCGCGTGCCGCGACCGACCCAATTAAGCAGCGCCGCGCTAACGTTCAGGTATGGCTACGGAGACCGACCTCGAGGAACTGCGGCGCGGCAGTGAGCTGGTGAAGCGAGGGTTCGCGAAGATGCAGAAGGGCGGCGTCATC encodes:
- the dnaG gene encoding DNA primase DnaG, whose translation is MEDTAKYLIHADFVVDGVVERSDVVGAAFGQTEGLLGDDLAIPDLQDSAKLGRIDVSVESEGGQSFGHITIASSLDRVETATLAAALEAVERIGPCRADVEVERIEDVRAAKRREVVDRAKELLATAFDEGAIDSDDILEEVRESVRVEDITEYAGYPAGPNVESSDAVVVVEGRADVVTLLGYGIKNAVAVEGTNVPEEVADLTQGKTTTAFLDGDRGGDMILRELDQVGDVDFVARAPDGESVEDLSRSAVDAALREKRPASVVDDDEGDADENATAATDGSATPAPPADTDATTAGGTNGGETETASAPDSAGERADADGVTDTPDGATDDESDSGTATPDTESGESEDAGVADVPMTLADHVDEVVGGGTVRLLDDDLDVLAESPVDEAFDTLEGAAATPKAVVLDGTVTQRLLDLAAQRGVASLVGTATGEFVKQPVGTRVHTADEI
- a CDS encoding DUF3311 domain-containing protein; amino-acid sequence: MVSRSALAWAACFAVLLALAIPWFLWRSDALVAGLPVWLWWHVAWMGVTAVAFAAFARRDWGLFVEVDQR
- a CDS encoding sodium:solute symporter family protein; the protein is MTGGSLVELGVVTAYMLVALAVGLVAYRVTDRSAEDYYLAGRGLGTGVLLFTTFATLLSAFTFFAGPNIAYQNGPEWILVMGLMDGVLFGLLWYFLGYRQWLLGRENGYVTLGEMLGDRFGSRGLRGLVAGVSIFWLFPYVMLQQIGAGEALVGLTGGAVPYWAGAGLITLFMVVYVGISGMRGVAWTDTLQGVFMLGITWVAFLWVATEIAGTGGGLAGALPAEFRALGGGAYSPQWMLSQAIGIAVGVAMFPQVNQRFFVANSERTLKRTFAVWPLLVVLLFVPAFLMGAWANGVGLALPANENIVPILLNEYTPGWFAALVVAGALAAMMSSSDSMLLSGSSYFTRDIYRPFVNADASERREDVLGRVGVAVFAIAAFGGSLLRPGSLLEVGSTAFGGFAQLAPPVALAMYWQRTTKAGMFAGIAGTQAFYLATVFGPTVTLGGVPILASSYFGWFAQVVGLGLGLVLTAGVSAVTTPATTENPTTYVDALRAD
- a CDS encoding helix-turn-helix domain-containing protein — encoded protein: MSKWLESGLRRDICVVVAGEGNPTQQSVKRAVERKNDDRIDPKRFRGAVQKLESGGLVEREQDGLHDRLSLTDGGEKRLRAHREWVAEYLGD
- a CDS encoding HFX_2341 family transcriptional regulator yields the protein MQTHVVPVGFDYDRLIAPLVREQLTVDRVILLEGAVGSQANVEYSQRISEKLEQDFRNLLGAETERVSVVDVYDYDAAFEQAFALIEDELDADPEGEVWVNIASMPRTVSFAFATAAHSMMVERPEDRDRIHTYYTAPEKYLETELAEELRASADLLEAVADGGLGDGIDGADLEERLTAARDLLSEFDERGTTIGAKRIGGSHIVELPVASFSNVKPFEELILFTLGEHGEFESVSELASALADDLNEEYTDSFRSKVTYTVDKLGPGGKGYVEREEHGKSYRTRLSRIGELWVRAHHQDGN
- a CDS encoding DsrE family protein; the encoded protein is MNAPHGVVVHVTSDEASDWQTALRNLANLVRDDTVELRPEQIQLVVNGPAVRFLLATSPEAPSVRRMAEAGVVLKVCGNSLERFDHDEADLAEGVDAIGSGVAEVVRAQQHGANYLKLP
- a CDS encoding enolase-like domain-containing protein, with amino-acid sequence MYDAVADLPLTVESVDLKRRARQTPAFERVSTVVALRGDGTTGRGEDVTYEIEHHDDLLDADPDLGSALAGDWTFSEFSERLDEVDLWPAGQPERRDFVDYRRWGFEAAALDLALRQAGETLADRLDATHDPVRFVVSSRLPEGDTERVETLLSRSPDAELKLDPTSDWPEATFDYLRETDAVRILDLKGAYEGTDVDQAPDPDLYRRVFEGFPDAVVEDPAVTDDTRAVVEPHADRVSWDAPIHSLDDVRAQPVAPDWLNVKPSRFGTVESLFETVSWADEHGVTMYGGGQFELDAGRGQIQELAALFYTDGPNDVAPGVFNDPELPEEPPTSPLAVPSDHVGFGY
- a CDS encoding DUF1405 domain-containing protein gives rise to the protein MSTRDAAAESSSRGDGLPWYVAPLPERLEDLALRLAWVIAAINFAGTAFGFWYYRFQLADTPLAAWVLVPDSPVATLFIALSLTAYKLDWDADWLHALAFFGCLKLGLWTPFVQLVVNGQGALWWGMYWFLVVSHFGMAVEAFVVHRYATFSVPAVGLALAWYGGNDLVDYFLRVLDGPHHTVLRGEQVVGSGFDHSLYAHDLAAACAVALTMLAVFLALATRVAYLRRGD
- a CDS encoding formate/nitrite transporter family protein — its product is MTADDAPADLSGTSPRGEPDDEEGIRDAVERSRAGAPAVGSVVRDRFTSDEIFQRIIAAADEEITSGSRELFFSALAAGFAITITFMLYVSLTASTGGDPVLSALLYPLGFIYIIIGGYQLYTENTLPPVALTLERLASVPALLRNWVVVLAGNFLGGALGALALAYGGVISPEAAAVAVSLGEKGVSTAWWSLFSKAAFAGLIVAGVVWVEYAARDTISRLVVVYIAFLAIPLGGLYHSVVSFTEMVYLVLQGDLLVSTGLYEFVLPVLLGNTAGGVVLVTVVNYFQTTEHRLASARFEGADRQLSVREWLLGGLVGRSYVPLIDTAETEAGGDDYRIVVPISNPRTETRLVELACTLASQTPDATVHVVHIVQMPDRKPRGYRLDQRERIVENSDELMGDMREVAADFDVRCETSTVVSHRSFQELFDVAERKRADLVVMGWGEDRLWSNGRAERPLDELTNSLPADVLVFRDRGLDASRILVPVADNAHADLNARVARALRETAQSEITLLRVAPDPDGREEARNFLDAWAAEHDLGDAEIVVDDSGDVEGAIAARFDDHTMLLVGATEQGLLSRLLTDSLHFGVVADFDGSVVLAEAATARSIRRRIFGR